One stretch of Rhizobium rhizoryzae DNA includes these proteins:
- a CDS encoding YdcH family protein: protein MTPLLKALKNRYSLIERKIELETKMPQPDPLRIMELKRIKMQMRDQITWMERSP, encoded by the coding sequence ATGACGCCGCTGTTGAAAGCCCTGAAGAATCGCTATTCGCTTATAGAGCGCAAGATTGAGCTGGAAACGAAAATGCCCCAACCAGATCCACTTCGCATCATGGAGTTAAAACGCATCAAAATGCAGATGCGAGACCAGATTACCTGGATGGAGCGTTCGCCGTAG
- a CDS encoding alpha/beta hydrolase family protein, which yields MHDLVGQPVRFQATDSYSLGGFVWHSGDAESRPFVLITCATSVRCRYYARFAQYLFEHGYNVLTYDYRGIGESRPPSLKDCDADWADWGEKDLEGALRYISQLSPNAGIHAVAHSIGGFALGLAPSNHLVERALMVGAQFAHHRDYADEKKWAMLWRWHIVMPLLTRLYGYFPAKKLGWMEDTPAGVALDWSRMGPAFEHSLRRKPRNRTEAAAVDLKRNMRGLSAPILAIATTDDPFATVAATKRLLEYYDNSKRYYLRLRPSTVGENAIGHFAFFHERYRDKLWPLALQWLQSGELPSLVKDDLYSVHEPVTSSP from the coding sequence ATGCATGATTTGGTGGGACAGCCGGTCCGCTTTCAAGCCACCGACAGCTACTCGCTCGGCGGCTTCGTCTGGCATTCTGGAGACGCCGAAAGCAGACCGTTTGTGCTCATAACCTGCGCCACGTCCGTGCGCTGCCGTTACTATGCGCGCTTTGCGCAATATTTGTTCGAGCATGGCTACAACGTTCTGACTTATGACTATCGAGGTATCGGCGAATCGCGCCCTCCATCCTTGAAAGATTGCGATGCCGATTGGGCTGACTGGGGCGAGAAGGATCTCGAAGGCGCTCTTCGGTACATTAGCCAGCTTTCACCCAACGCCGGGATCCACGCTGTCGCCCATTCCATTGGTGGCTTCGCACTTGGGCTCGCGCCATCAAATCATCTGGTTGAGAGGGCACTTATGGTCGGCGCCCAGTTCGCCCATCACCGCGACTATGCGGACGAGAAAAAATGGGCAATGCTCTGGCGCTGGCATATCGTAATGCCCCTGCTGACGAGGCTTTATGGCTATTTTCCCGCGAAAAAACTGGGTTGGATGGAGGATACGCCGGCCGGCGTCGCTCTCGACTGGAGCAGGATGGGACCGGCATTCGAGCACTCTCTTAGACGCAAACCACGTAACCGCACTGAAGCGGCTGCGGTGGATCTGAAACGAAACATGCGCGGCCTTTCAGCGCCGATTCTCGCCATAGCCACCACTGATGATCCGTTCGCCACCGTTGCTGCCACCAAGCGGCTGTTGGAATACTACGATAATTCGAAGCGGTACTATCTTCGGCTAAGGCCATCGACCGTTGGTGAAAATGCAATCGGACACTTCGCTTTCTTCCACGAACGCTATCGCGACAAGCTCTGGCCTCTAGCCCTGCAATGGCTGCAGAGTGGCGAACTCCCCTCGCTGGTAAAAGATGATCTCTACAGCGTGCATGAGCCTGTGACTTCCTCACCATAG
- a CDS encoding DUF423 domain-containing protein, giving the protein MLARTRPLILMLSGFLGASGVMLAAAASHGEDARLLGSASAMCLAHAPVLLGLWIAGARLKTAHPSALVLAIGTMLFAGDLLSRHFGHGALFPMAAPMGGLGMIAGWLLIAIGAFYEETS; this is encoded by the coding sequence ATGCTGGCGAGAACGCGTCCTCTCATTCTGATGCTTTCCGGCTTTCTGGGCGCTTCCGGTGTCATGCTTGCCGCCGCGGCAAGTCATGGTGAAGATGCACGCCTGCTCGGCTCTGCCTCCGCCATGTGCCTTGCCCATGCGCCCGTTCTTCTTGGGCTTTGGATTGCCGGAGCGCGGCTCAAGACCGCGCACCCCTCAGCTCTTGTCCTGGCGATTGGAACCATGCTCTTTGCTGGCGATCTGCTATCTCGCCATTTCGGCCATGGCGCCTTGTTTCCTATGGCGGCGCCAATGGGTGGCCTCGGCATGATCGCTGGTTGGCTTCTCATTGCCATTGGCGCCTTTTACGAGGAAACGAGCTGA
- a CDS encoding phosphoribosylaminoimidazolesuccinocarboxamide synthase has protein sequence MNVLAEVELPELPNHYRGKVRDNYDLPDGRRIIVASDRLSAFDRALAVIPDKGRVLTQTARFWFENTKDICPNHVLDYPDPNVVIGKRLDILPVEVVVRGYLAGTTGTSLLTLYRQGKRTMYGLNLPDGMRDNQALPQPVITPTSKAFDGGHDEPLSEKEIVEGGLLTQAQWDVVSGYALALFDRGQTLAAKNGLILVDTKYEFGVDESGTIILADEIHTPDSSRYWMADSYQSRFEAGEKPESFDKDFVRNWVAERCDPYKDDIPTIPGDLVEATARVYRDAYNKITGKVIDPISADVDIHARLRSNLEPYYSKG, from the coding sequence ATGAACGTATTGGCCGAGGTCGAACTACCTGAACTCCCAAATCACTATCGTGGAAAGGTCCGTGATAATTACGATTTGCCGGACGGGCGTCGCATCATTGTTGCCAGCGATCGTTTGAGTGCGTTCGACCGTGCCCTGGCAGTCATACCGGACAAGGGTCGCGTCCTCACGCAAACCGCGCGGTTTTGGTTCGAGAACACGAAAGATATTTGCCCTAACCATGTGCTCGATTACCCAGATCCCAATGTTGTTATTGGCAAGCGACTGGACATCCTGCCGGTGGAAGTTGTTGTTCGGGGTTATCTCGCCGGAACGACAGGGACGTCGCTTCTGACGCTTTATAGGCAGGGTAAGCGCACGATGTATGGCCTTAACCTTCCGGATGGCATGCGTGACAACCAGGCTCTGCCACAGCCTGTCATCACGCCAACGAGCAAGGCTTTCGATGGCGGCCATGATGAACCGCTTTCTGAGAAGGAGATCGTGGAAGGCGGTTTGTTGACACAAGCACAGTGGGACGTCGTTAGTGGATACGCTCTGGCACTGTTTGATCGCGGTCAGACATTGGCAGCGAAGAATGGACTGATTCTGGTTGATACGAAGTATGAGTTCGGGGTCGACGAATCCGGAACGATCATTCTGGCCGACGAAATCCATACGCCCGACAGCAGTCGCTACTGGATGGCGGATAGCTACCAGAGCCGCTTTGAGGCAGGTGAGAAGCCCGAGAGTTTTGACAAGGATTTCGTTCGCAACTGGGTCGCCGAGCGATGCGATCCTTACAAGGATGACATTCCGACAATCCCGGGGGATCTTGTTGAAGCGACAGCGCGCGTCTACCGTGACGCCTACAACAAGATTACGGGCAAGGTCATCGATCCCATCTCTGCAGATGTCGATATCCATGCGCGCCTGCGATCGAACCTGGAACCCTATTATTCCAAGGGCTGA
- a CDS encoding group II truncated hemoglobin, with the protein MSGETITLYEAIGGDDTVRRLTRRFYQLMDELPEAARCRAIHPADLSGSEAKLYDYLTGYLGGPPVYVEKYGHPRLRARHFGAPIGTAERDEWLLCFSRAMEETIENPKLREIIWAPIERLAHHMQNREEDQA; encoded by the coding sequence ATGAGCGGCGAAACCATCACCCTTTACGAAGCGATCGGCGGCGATGACACTGTTCGCAGGCTCACACGTCGATTCTATCAACTCATGGACGAGTTGCCGGAAGCTGCAAGATGTCGGGCAATTCACCCCGCTGACCTTTCGGGGAGCGAAGCCAAGCTCTACGATTATCTCACCGGCTATCTGGGTGGTCCTCCCGTCTATGTGGAAAAATACGGCCATCCCCGGTTAAGGGCCCGACACTTTGGAGCCCCCATTGGCACCGCAGAACGGGACGAATGGTTACTGTGTTTCTCCCGGGCCATGGAAGAGACGATCGAAAATCCCAAACTGCGCGAGATCATCTGGGCTCCGATCGAGCGTCTGGCGCACCACATGCAAAACCGCGAAGAGGATCAGGCGTAA
- a CDS encoding ABC transporter ATP-binding protein produces the protein MAEELETERPDIRDDGRRPPRAVVGSHRIEEEIFGKVFDKNIISRIWAFVEPYQRKVWLAVAAVLTFTAMQLIIPLIIRYAIDHGMQPGNEGNVLLYALAAFVIAILINYAASYAQETLVGNVAEDVLFDIRRAMFTHLQRVSLSFMDKTEVGRLMSRLQGDVNSMQEFLETSVLSVGDITLLIGIVAVMLYLDFGLGMLTLSALPVLFVVRLFWLPKARLSFMAAHETNSIASGALAEAIHGVRAVQGMDRQSVNFTLFDDKAKANLRTHLHAARLAQVMVPIVDTLTGIAMALVIVVGGARVLNQALDVGVMVAFLFYIQRFFDPIRSLTLQYSVMQRAMASGQRLTDVLDVPVDIKDKPDAKVLSPDMDGSVEFRDVVFGYNPKHPVLKNVSFRVNPGETVALVGPTGSGKSSCMSLIHRFYDVQQGCVLVGGHDVRDLTQDSLGRQIAMVLQEPFLFTGSVLENIRYHKTDATREQVIEAATAVGAHDFIMRMPDGYDSLLGQRGGNLSLGQRQLISFARALVADAKILVLDEATANIDSYTEMLIQKALVKLLEGRTGLVIAHRLATIREADRIIVLQNGELIESGNHAELMRNEKLYSKLYNLNYASFDDIPDDVIDKGAAPALT, from the coding sequence ATGGCAGAGGAACTGGAAACAGAGCGCCCAGACATTCGTGATGACGGACGCCGCCCGCCCCGCGCGGTCGTTGGTTCTCACCGGATCGAAGAGGAGATCTTCGGCAAGGTCTTCGACAAGAACATCATAAGCCGCATCTGGGCTTTCGTGGAGCCATACCAGCGAAAGGTATGGCTCGCCGTCGCTGCGGTTCTCACCTTCACCGCCATGCAGTTGATCATCCCGCTGATCATTCGCTACGCAATCGACCACGGCATGCAGCCCGGCAATGAGGGAAATGTGTTGCTCTATGCACTCGCTGCCTTTGTGATCGCCATCCTCATCAATTATGCCGCCTCCTATGCGCAGGAAACGCTGGTCGGCAATGTCGCGGAAGACGTGCTTTTCGACATTCGCCGCGCCATGTTCACCCACCTTCAGCGGGTGTCTCTGTCCTTCATGGACAAGACAGAAGTTGGACGGCTGATGTCACGCCTGCAGGGAGATGTGAACTCCATGCAGGAGTTCCTGGAAACCTCCGTGCTCTCGGTCGGCGACATTACGCTTCTGATCGGCATCGTCGCGGTCATGCTCTACCTCGACTTTGGTCTTGGAATGTTGACCCTCTCGGCACTGCCAGTACTGTTCGTCGTTCGCCTCTTCTGGCTGCCCAAGGCACGCCTCTCCTTCATGGCAGCGCATGAGACGAACTCTATTGCCAGCGGCGCCCTGGCGGAAGCCATTCACGGTGTGCGCGCCGTGCAGGGCATGGATCGCCAGAGCGTGAACTTCACGTTGTTCGACGACAAGGCAAAGGCAAACCTGCGTACCCACCTGCATGCAGCACGGCTGGCGCAGGTCATGGTGCCGATTGTCGATACGCTGACCGGTATCGCCATGGCGCTGGTGATTGTCGTGGGCGGCGCACGCGTGCTCAACCAGGCGCTCGATGTGGGCGTCATGGTTGCCTTTCTCTTCTACATCCAGCGCTTCTTCGATCCGATCCGGTCGCTAACGCTGCAGTACTCGGTCATGCAGCGCGCCATGGCGTCCGGTCAGCGCCTGACGGATGTTCTGGATGTGCCGGTCGACATCAAGGATAAGCCGGATGCCAAGGTTCTTTCGCCGGACATGGATGGATCGGTAGAATTCCGCGATGTGGTTTTCGGTTACAACCCGAAGCACCCGGTGCTCAAGAATGTCAGCTTCCGCGTCAACCCGGGCGAAACGGTTGCACTGGTCGGACCAACCGGCTCCGGCAAATCCAGCTGCATGTCGCTGATCCACCGCTTCTACGATGTTCAGCAAGGTTGCGTGCTCGTGGGCGGTCACGACGTAAGAGATCTGACCCAGGACTCGCTCGGTCGTCAGATTGCCATGGTGCTTCAGGAGCCGTTTCTGTTCACCGGCTCCGTGCTGGAAAACATCCGCTATCACAAGACGGATGCCACTCGGGAGCAGGTAATTGAGGCGGCTACGGCTGTCGGCGCCCATGATTTCATCATGCGGATGCCGGATGGCTATGACAGCCTGCTTGGCCAACGCGGCGGAAATCTGTCACTCGGTCAGCGGCAGCTCATCAGCTTTGCCCGCGCGCTGGTCGCGGACGCGAAGATCCTCGTGCTCGATGAGGCCACCGCCAATATCGACAGCTATACCGAGATGCTGATCCAGAAGGCGCTGGTCAAGCTTCTGGAAGGCCGCACAGGACTGGTGATTGCCCACCGTCTGGCTACCATTCGCGAGGCAGACCGCATCATCGTTCTGCAAAACGGCGAACTGATCGAGAGCGGCAACCACGCCGAACTGATGCGCAATGAGAAGCTCTATTCGAAGCTCTATAATCTCAATTACGCTTCCTTCGACGATATTCCCGATGACGTCATCGACAAGGGCGCGGCCCCTGCATTGACCTAA
- the kduI gene encoding 5-dehydro-4-deoxy-D-glucuronate isomerase, whose translation MTTTIETRHAVHYSQSERMTSAELRENFMIERLFVAGEIHAAYTHYDRMLIAGIMPASSPIQIGPELAKVVGTDFLLERRELGLINIGGKGRVTADGTVYDVDFQDGLYLGMGIKDISFESADPAAPAKFYINSAPAHANFPSRVISKADAIENNLGDQLTCNKRKLYQYIHPKVLPTCQLLMGLTRLEPGSVWNTMPAHLHDRRMEAYVYFEIPEEAFVVHLMGRPQATNHLIIRNEQAVVSPPWSIHCGSGTGSYAFIWSMAGDNQSFTDMDFVPMKELK comes from the coding sequence ATGACAACCACGATCGAGACACGGCATGCCGTCCATTATTCGCAGTCAGAGCGCATGACGAGTGCGGAACTGCGTGAAAACTTCATGATTGAACGCCTGTTCGTCGCCGGTGAGATACACGCAGCCTACACGCACTACGATCGCATGTTGATTGCAGGCATCATGCCTGCATCAAGCCCCATCCAGATCGGCCCGGAACTGGCAAAAGTCGTCGGCACAGACTTCCTGCTTGAGCGTCGCGAGCTGGGCCTGATCAACATTGGCGGCAAAGGCAGGGTAACCGCAGATGGTACTGTCTACGATGTAGACTTTCAGGATGGTCTCTATCTTGGAATGGGCATCAAGGACATTTCCTTCGAAAGCGCGGATCCTGCAGCACCCGCGAAGTTCTACATCAATAGCGCACCTGCTCACGCAAACTTCCCATCCCGCGTCATTTCCAAGGCAGATGCGATTGAAAACAATCTCGGCGATCAGCTGACCTGCAACAAGCGCAAGCTCTATCAGTATATTCACCCCAAGGTGCTGCCGACCTGCCAGTTGCTGATGGGCCTGACGCGCCTGGAGCCAGGGAGCGTCTGGAACACGATGCCAGCCCACCTGCATGATCGGCGTATGGAAGCCTATGTGTATTTCGAAATCCCGGAGGAAGCGTTCGTCGTGCATCTGATGGGTCGCCCTCAGGCAACCAACCATCTGATCATCCGCAACGAACAGGCCGTCGTTTCTCCTCCGTGGTCGATTCATTGTGGTTCGGGTACCGGCTCCTACGCATTCATCTGGAGCATGGCCGGTGACAACCAATCCTTCACCGATATGGACTTCGTGCCGATGAAGGAGCTCAAGTAA
- a CDS encoding GntR family transcriptional regulator produces the protein MTVKASTESVTQRVERQLRSDILTLALPPGSRLSEQDIGERYGSSRQPGREALIALSKSRLVEILPQRGAVIAKISIAKLMQAAFVREAIETAVIRSACSSFHFHARTRLEDCLKAQERAVESSDRAEFRRYDDLFHRTLADGAGLMMAWTVVEDLKAHIDRACCLSLGKGDALRKLLAEHKAIVAALDARDSHAAEAAMKSHLSELLQDLPTLEAAHPDIFE, from the coding sequence ATGACCGTCAAAGCATCAACGGAAAGCGTTACACAGCGCGTGGAGAGACAGCTCCGAAGCGATATTCTCACACTCGCCCTTCCACCCGGTTCTCGCCTTTCCGAGCAAGACATCGGTGAGCGATACGGCTCCTCGCGACAGCCGGGTCGGGAAGCATTGATTGCGCTTTCGAAGAGCCGGCTGGTGGAAATACTGCCCCAGCGAGGCGCGGTCATTGCAAAGATTTCCATCGCAAAGCTGATGCAGGCCGCCTTTGTGCGCGAGGCGATCGAGACGGCTGTCATCCGATCGGCCTGCAGTTCATTCCATTTCCACGCGCGCACACGCCTGGAAGATTGCCTCAAGGCACAGGAACGCGCAGTGGAGAGTAGCGATCGCGCCGAATTTCGCCGCTACGATGATCTCTTCCATCGCACGCTTGCAGATGGCGCGGGATTGATGATGGCCTGGACGGTGGTGGAAGACCTGAAGGCCCATATCGATCGCGCCTGCTGCCTTTCCCTGGGCAAGGGTGATGCGCTGCGGAAGCTTCTTGCAGAGCATAAGGCAATTGTCGCTGCCCTTGATGCACGAGACAGCCACGCAGCCGAAGCTGCAATGAAAAGTCATCTGTCCGAATTGCTACAAGACCTGCCGACTTTGGAAGCGGCTCATCCGGACATTTTTGAATAA
- the kduD gene encoding 2-dehydro-3-deoxy-D-gluconate 5-dehydrogenase KduD, translating into MNLFDLTGKRALVTGARTGLGQGLALALANAGADILALGSRSMSETARKIADTGRNFEEVIYDLTDPGGLPDIVSKLTETANIDILVNNAGQIRRADFTDFSEQDWDDIMNINLKSTFMLSQAVVKHMVNKGITGRIINIASLLSFQGGIRVASYTSSKHAVAGLTKLMANELAAKGITVNAIAPGYMDTDNTEALRNDPNRNRSILERIPAGRWGTPSDLDTAALFFASPASGYVTGQVLAVDGGWLAR; encoded by the coding sequence ATGAATCTGTTCGATCTGACTGGAAAGCGCGCCCTTGTAACCGGAGCGCGAACAGGATTGGGCCAAGGCTTGGCACTGGCACTCGCCAATGCAGGTGCCGACATCCTAGCGCTGGGCTCTCGTTCCATGAGTGAGACAGCCCGGAAGATTGCGGATACAGGCCGCAATTTCGAGGAAGTCATCTATGATCTTACCGATCCAGGCGGCCTCCCCGACATCGTCAGCAAACTGACTGAAACCGCCAACATCGATATCTTGGTGAACAATGCGGGACAGATCCGTCGCGCGGATTTCACTGATTTTTCGGAGCAGGACTGGGACGACATTATGAATATCAACCTGAAGAGCACCTTCATGCTCTCACAGGCTGTCGTCAAGCATATGGTAAACAAGGGGATCACAGGCAGAATCATCAACATTGCCTCGCTCCTGTCATTCCAGGGCGGCATCCGCGTTGCGTCCTATACATCGAGCAAGCACGCGGTTGCCGGTCTGACCAAACTCATGGCCAACGAGCTTGCGGCCAAGGGGATCACGGTCAACGCGATTGCACCGGGTTACATGGATACGGACAATACGGAAGCGTTGAGAAACGACCCGAACAGGAACCGTTCGATTCTCGAGCGTATTCCAGCTGGTCGATGGGGCACGCCCTCCGACCTGGATACGGCAGCACTGTTCTTCGCCTCTCCAGCGAGTGGCTATGTGACCGGCCAGGTACTGGCTGTCGATGGCGGCTGGCTTGCGAGGTAG
- a CDS encoding TetR family transcriptional regulator gives MAERVFTERGIAGSSIAHVAQALGMSPANVFKHFHSKVALADAICQRSIENMAAQLQALNVEEPAPDRLRSVAHQLMAMHLAAFKTAPYMIEMLLILSETEMASGARYGEMIEGLFAGLIRHGIESNIYYCRDIPARSRAVAAAFVTILHPVFLVRTPMEELETRCDEIVELVNIALQNPLAK, from the coding sequence ATGGCCGAGCGGGTGTTCACCGAACGCGGCATAGCTGGCTCTTCGATCGCGCACGTGGCACAGGCACTCGGTATGTCGCCTGCCAATGTCTTCAAGCATTTTCACTCAAAGGTCGCATTGGCCGATGCTATCTGCCAACGCAGCATCGAGAATATGGCAGCACAGTTGCAGGCTCTGAACGTGGAGGAGCCTGCACCAGACCGCTTGCGAAGCGTTGCGCACCAGTTGATGGCCATGCATCTGGCAGCCTTCAAGACCGCACCTTACATGATTGAGATGCTGCTCATCCTGTCCGAAACGGAAATGGCCAGCGGCGCGCGCTATGGCGAAATGATCGAAGGACTGTTCGCAGGTCTCATACGGCACGGCATCGAATCAAATATCTATTATTGTCGGGACATTCCGGCGCGCAGCAGAGCTGTCGCGGCAGCTTTCGTGACCATTCTTCATCCCGTCTTCCTCGTCCGTACTCCTATGGAAGAGCTCGAAACTCGATGCGATGAAATTGTCGAACTTGTGAATATTGCACTGCAGAATCCACTTGCTAAGTGA
- a CDS encoding hydrogen peroxide-inducible genes activator, whose translation MPFRPTHRQLEYLVALDATRHFGRAAERCHVSQPTLSVQLALLEKQLDVSLIERTPGAITLSPVGHQIAAAARTILSTLDEIVAIATSGRDNLGGLIRLGVVPTFGPYLLPSVLPQLHEAYPTLRLHVREDRPAFLEDQVLNGAIDCALGQKPQNEDIFAFEQICVERIFLGVSSRHRLADRKTVALKDLKSETLLTLGKGHRLLENVRELATVSGAIMAEDYEGTSLDTLRQMVSIEMGLSLFPELYALSEMMREPSIVLKEISDWPAHREIGFFWRRTSARSAHFQTLAGRTREVAQQKLRQ comes from the coding sequence ATGCCATTCAGACCGACACACCGCCAGTTGGAGTATCTCGTAGCGTTAGACGCTACCCGTCACTTTGGTCGCGCCGCCGAGCGTTGCCATGTCTCCCAACCCACGCTGTCCGTACAGCTTGCGCTCCTGGAAAAACAACTGGATGTGAGCCTTATCGAACGCACTCCCGGAGCGATTACCCTTTCCCCCGTCGGGCATCAGATTGCCGCCGCAGCGCGCACCATTCTATCCACGCTGGACGAGATCGTAGCCATCGCGACCTCGGGACGCGATAATCTGGGTGGTCTCATCCGCCTCGGTGTCGTGCCAACCTTCGGACCCTATCTTCTACCTTCGGTATTGCCTCAGTTGCATGAAGCATACCCAACGCTTCGGCTGCATGTCCGGGAAGATCGTCCCGCATTTTTGGAAGATCAGGTCCTGAATGGAGCCATTGATTGCGCCCTTGGTCAGAAGCCGCAGAATGAGGACATCTTTGCTTTCGAACAGATTTGCGTGGAGCGGATTTTCCTGGGCGTGTCATCAAGGCACCGGCTGGCAGACAGAAAAACGGTCGCGTTGAAGGATCTGAAGAGCGAAACGCTCCTCACACTCGGCAAGGGCCACCGACTTCTGGAGAATGTGCGTGAACTGGCAACCGTATCCGGGGCCATCATGGCGGAAGATTACGAGGGAACCAGCCTCGATACATTGCGGCAGATGGTATCCATCGAGATGGGCCTGTCACTGTTTCCAGAATTGTACGCCCTGTCTGAAATGATGAGGGAGCCAAGCATTGTCCTGAAGGAGATTTCGGATTGGCCGGCCCATCGGGAAATCGGCTTCTTCTGGCGAAGAACAAGCGCGAGATCCGCACATTTCCAAACGCTTGCCGGTCGTACGCGTGAGGTCGCCCAGCAAAAGCTCCGCCAATAG
- a CDS encoding efflux RND transporter periplasmic adaptor subunit, with translation MNTRRYVLPLMLSLALVGCSEQGNQKAGANQAAGGGQQRPPSKVSVVTMKQAEQPVTRVLPGRAVAFQTAEIRPRVNGMIEQIKFKEGSTVKAGDVLYKIDDDTYAASLEEAKAALAKAEASVPSAQANLNRYERLVNSGATQIEYENARVTLLQAQADVAQAKAALQSAQINLGYTEIKAPFDGVTTISTVSIGNIVTANQTTALTTLRRIDPIYVDLTDSSANLLELRSAIAAGRLKGSPTEADITLTLEDGTKYDKTGKLDMAEMAVSETTGTYQIRAVFDNPNNLILPGTYLRATVIVGYENGFLIPQRAANRNANGSLTAKFVTAENKVETRTFDNTQLSGTNWLVTSNIKDGDKLIVDGFQWIAEGAVVAPVDAKLDENGFVVEQAAAQPPAASPAKP, from the coding sequence ATGAACACACGTCGTTACGTTCTTCCGCTCATGCTGTCACTCGCACTCGTGGGCTGCAGTGAGCAGGGAAACCAGAAGGCTGGAGCAAACCAGGCAGCGGGAGGCGGACAGCAGAGGCCACCTTCGAAAGTGAGTGTGGTCACAATGAAACAGGCAGAACAGCCTGTAACTCGGGTTCTGCCGGGTCGGGCCGTTGCTTTCCAGACCGCCGAGATTCGCCCGCGCGTGAATGGCATGATCGAGCAGATCAAATTCAAGGAAGGAAGCACGGTCAAGGCTGGCGACGTTCTTTATAAGATCGACGATGACACCTATGCCGCCTCGCTGGAGGAAGCAAAGGCTGCCCTTGCGAAAGCTGAAGCAAGCGTGCCGAGTGCTCAAGCCAACCTCAATCGCTATGAACGCTTGGTCAATAGCGGCGCGACACAGATCGAATATGAGAATGCCCGGGTAACGCTACTGCAGGCGCAGGCTGATGTTGCGCAGGCAAAAGCGGCTCTCCAGAGCGCCCAGATCAATCTGGGATATACCGAAATCAAGGCACCCTTCGATGGCGTGACGACCATCTCGACTGTCAGCATCGGCAATATTGTAACCGCCAATCAGACGACAGCACTGACAACACTGCGGCGAATCGATCCAATCTACGTCGATTTGACCGACTCCAGTGCCAACCTGCTCGAATTGCGCTCCGCCATTGCGGCCGGTCGCCTCAAAGGAAGCCCTACCGAGGCCGATATAACGCTTACACTGGAAGATGGCACGAAATACGACAAGACTGGAAAGCTCGATATGGCCGAGATGGCCGTCAGCGAGACAACCGGAACCTACCAGATCCGTGCTGTCTTCGATAATCCGAACAACCTCATCCTGCCGGGCACTTACCTTCGCGCAACGGTCATCGTCGGCTACGAGAATGGTTTTCTCATTCCTCAGCGAGCCGCAAACCGTAATGCAAACGGCTCTCTGACAGCGAAATTTGTCACCGCCGAGAACAAGGTCGAAACGCGCACTTTCGATAACACCCAGCTTTCGGGCACGAACTGGCTGGTCACGAGCAATATCAAGGACGGCGACAAGCTGATCGTCGATGGCTTCCAATGGATCGCAGAGGGTGCTGTGGTCGCACCGGTTGACGCCAAGCTTGATGAAAACGGCTTCGTCGTCGAGCAGGCCGCAGCTCAGCCTCCGGCAGCTTCCCCTGCAAAACCTTAA